A single window of Rhodamnia argentea isolate NSW1041297 chromosome 5, ASM2092103v1, whole genome shotgun sequence DNA harbors:
- the LOC115747420 gene encoding putative pentatricopeptide repeat-containing protein At5g13230, mitochondrial, which translates to MIKFLSTRALRCASVATPYDGRGLDSCLHSSARGFSAQAAHLLEQCPSDSELPPSDFDSRSYAGMLQDCIRSGDPTLARPLHCDVIKRGACLDLFASNILLNAYVKSELLGDACILFDELPRRNTISFVTLIQGLAQALRFGEAVELFVRLHREGHELNPFAFTTFLKLLVSVVRADMAGAVHACICKLGHDTNAFVGTALVDAYSVGGYVSCAKDVFGGIVFKDMVSWTGIISCCAENGCFEEAMGFFSQMRVVGFKPNNYTFVSVLKACLGMGTIHLGRSVQGCTLKTHYELDVHVGVALLELHSGLGDMEAARRVFEEIPKNNVVPWSFMIGRYAQISESRKAVELFCQMRRAFVLPNQFTFASLLQACATMESLQLGEQVHCNVLKVGLDSDVFVSNALMDAYAKSGRIDSSVKIFEESQATNDVTYNTLIVGFAQIGEGQKALSLFSNMLDHRLMATEVTYSSALRACAGLASLEPGNQIHSLTIKTTYDKNTVVGNSLIDMYAKCGAIKEARLVFDRMHARDEVSWNTMISAYSMHGLGGEALNIFEMMNSSKSRPNKLTFVGVLSACSNSGLMDQGQRYFHSMVHSYGVEPCVEHYTCMVWLLGRLGYLDKAMKLIQEMPFEPSVMVWRALLGACVIHHNVKLGRLSAERVLEMEPHDEAAYVLLSNIYANERRWENVAAVRKKMKRRGIKKEPGLSWFEYQGTVHYFTVGDISHSDMKLISGMLEWLNMKAKKEGFVPNCSAILLAVEDEEKERLLWLHSERLALAFALIKMPYGNPIRIMKNLRICVDCHAAIKLISKIVPREIIIRDINRFHHFHNGACSCADYW; encoded by the coding sequence ATGATCAAATTCCTGAGCACCAGAGCGTTGCGATGTGCGAGCGTTGCGACTCCATACGATGGTCGTGGACTCGACAGTTGCCTCCACTCGTCAGCACGTGGGTTCTCGGCCCAGGCCGCCCATCTGCTCGAGCAATGTCCAAGCGACTCGGAGCTCCCGCCTTCAGACTTCGACTCTCGTTCCTACGCCGGTATGCTCCAAGACTGCATCCGCAGCGGCGACCCCACTTTGGCCAGGCCTCTCCACTGCGACGTCATCAAGAGGGGTGCTTGCCTGGACTTGTTCGCTTCCAACATCCTTCTCAATGCGTACGTGAAGTCCGAGCTCTTGGGGGATGCTTGCATTCTTTTCGACGAATTGCCCAGGAGAAATACCATATCGTTTGTGACGTTGATCCAGGGCTTAGCGCAGGCCCTCCGGTTTGGCGAGGCTGTCGAACTTTTCGTTAGGCTGCATAGGGAGGGGCACGAGCTGAATCCATTTGCTTTCACTACTTTCTTGAAATTGCTTGTGAGTGTGGTGAGGGCAGACATGGCTGGTGCTGTTCATGCATGCATATGTAAGTTGGGCCATGATACGAATGCTTTTGTTGGGACAGCTTTGGTAGATGCTTACTCTGTGGGTGGATATGTTTCCTGCGCCAAGGATGTTTTTGGTGGGATTGTTTTCAAGGACATGGTTTCCTGGACTGGGATTATATCCTGCTGCGCCGAGAATGGATGCTTCGAAGAGGCCATGGGTTTCTTCTCTCAAATGAGAGTTGTTGGGTTTAAGCCAAATAACTATACCTTTGTCAGTGTTTTGAAGGCTTGTCTTGGTATGGGGACTATACACTTGGGGAGAAGCGTTCAGGGATGCACGTTGAAAACACATTATGAGCTGGATGTACATGTAGGTGTGGCATTGCTAGAATTGCATAGTGGATTGGGTGACATGGAGGCTGCGCGGAGGGTCTTTGAAGAGATACCTAAGAACAATGTGGTTCCTTGGAGCTTTATGATTGGGCGGTATGCTCAGATTAGCGAGAGTAGAAAAGCGGTGGAGCTTTTCTGTCAGATGAGACGAGCTTTTGTCCTCCCCAATCAGTTTACCTTTGCGAGTTTGTTGCAAGCATGTGCCACTATGGAGTCTTTACAATTGGGTGAGCAAGTGCACTGTAACGTCCTCAAGGTTGGCCTTGACTCGGATGTGTTTGTCTCAAATGCTCTGATGGATGCCTATGCTAAGAGTGGAAGGATTGACAGTTCTGTTAAAATATTTGAGGAATCACAGGCTACAAATGATGTGACTTATAACACTCTGATTGTTGGCTTTGCACAAATAGGTGAGGGGCAGAAGGCATTGAGTTTGTTCTCAAATATGCTTGATCATCGACTGATGGCAACTGAAGTGACTTATTCTAGCGCTCTTCGTGCTTGCGCTGGCTTAGCATCTCTGGAGCCAGGAAACCAGATCCATTCTCTGACCATCAAAACTACTTATGACAAGAACACAGTAGTTGGTAATTCTTTGATAGATATGTATGCCAAGTGTGGGGCCATCAAAGAAGCTCGACTAGTGTTTGATCGGATGCATGCACGAGATGAAGTTTCGTGGAATACTATGATCTCAGCGTATTCTATGCATGGTCTTGGTGGAGAGGCTCTAAACATATTCGAGATGATGAATTCAAGCAAATCTCGACCAAATAAGTTAACTTTTGTTGGCGTCTTATCAGCATGTAGCAATTCTGGACTTATGGATCAAGGTCAACGGTATTTTCATTCTATGGTGCATAGCTATGGCGTTGAACCTTGTGTAGAGCATTACACCTGTATGGTTTGGCTTTTGGGAAGATTAGGCTATCTCGATAAGGCTATGAAATTGATTCAGGAGATGCCATTTGAACCTAGTGTCATGGTGTGGCGGGCTTTGCTTGGTGCTTGTGTTATCCATCATAATGTCAAGCTGGGAAGACTTTCAGCAGAGCGTGTGCTTGAAATGGAACCTCATGATGAAGCAGCCTATGTTCTGTTGTCCAACATTTATGCAAATGAAAGGAGGTGGGAGAATGTTGCTGCtgtgaggaaaaaaatgaaacggCGAGGCATCAAAAAGGAACCAGGGTTAAGTTGGTTTGAATATCAGGGAACAGTCCATTACTTCACTGTTGGGGATATTTCACATTCTGATATGAAGCTGATCAGTGGGATGTTGGAGTGGTTGAACATGAAAGCCAAGAAGGAAGGGTTTGTTCCTAATTGTAGTGCTATATTACTTGCtgttgaagatgaagaaaaggagCGTTTGCTGTGGTTACACAGTGAAAGATTAGCTTTAGCATTTGCGCTTATCAAAATGCCCTATGGAAACCCTATACGTATTATGAAGAATCTTCGAATATGCGTGGACTGCCATGCTGCAATAAAGCTGATATCAAAGATTGTGCCGCGGGAAATTATCATCAGAGATATCAACCGCTTCCATCATTTTCACAACGGGGCATGTTCTTGTGCTGATTATTGGTGA